The following are from one region of the Thermosinus carboxydivorans Nor1 genome:
- a CDS encoding SDR family oxidoreductase, producing MDLGLTNKSVLVMASSAGLGKAAAMEFSREGANVMLFSPFEEELKAAQAEIKSVTGREPAYTVGDITVAEDIKRVVKNTVDKFGPIYALVNNSGGPPAGTFDDFDDEAWQKAYELNLLSYIRSIREVLPYMRKLGKGRIVNYTSSSVKQVLDNLILSNTFRMGVVGLTKTLSQELGKDNILINVMGPGRIGTARIQQLDKIRAQKAGISVEEVYKNTIKNIPLGRYGTPDEYARLTVFLCSEANTYITGQTVLVDGGMTKAF from the coding sequence ATGGATTTGGGTTTAACAAATAAATCAGTCTTGGTGATGGCTTCCAGCGCTGGTCTTGGTAAAGCTGCTGCTATGGAGTTTAGCAGAGAAGGCGCCAATGTAATGCTATTTAGCCCTTTCGAAGAAGAACTAAAGGCTGCTCAAGCAGAAATCAAATCCGTTACTGGTCGTGAGCCGGCCTATACTGTTGGTGATATCACGGTAGCAGAAGATATTAAAAGAGTAGTAAAAAATACAGTTGATAAATTTGGCCCGATTTATGCGCTTGTAAATAATTCTGGTGGACCTCCAGCTGGTACTTTCGATGATTTTGACGATGAAGCGTGGCAGAAAGCTTATGAACTTAACTTGCTATCATATATTCGCAGTATTCGTGAGGTATTGCCATACATGCGCAAACTAGGCAAAGGTCGGATTGTTAACTATACATCTTCGTCGGTTAAACAGGTCTTAGATAACCTGATTTTGTCCAACACTTTTCGCATGGGGGTTGTTGGTCTTACAAAAACGTTGTCGCAAGAACTAGGTAAAGACAACATACTTATTAATGTTATGGGTCCAGGGCGTATCGGAACGGCTCGTATTCAACAACTGGATAAGATTAGGGCACAGAAAGCGGGTATTTCGGTTGAGGAGGTTTATAAAAACACAATAAAAAATATCCCGCTTGGCCGTTACGGGACTCCGGACGAATATGCTCGGTTGACTGTCTTCTTGTGTTCTGAGGCT
- a CDS encoding fumarylacetoacetate hydrolase family protein, with translation MRLATIKLNGAEVAAVVTGAGLLPVSTINEKLNQNWATEVFTLIQTNQLDAMNEWYRNGGKEKLESLSQYAISKNEVRYAPLYRHPSKIWGIGLNYVDHAGDLAEKAPTLAPASFAKFDTTIIGPGEEIKIPLQSEKTTGESELAIIFGKKCKDVEEKDWLNVVAGFTTIIDMTAEDILRINPRYLTRAKNFDTFLSFGPVLVTPDEIEDVNKLNVATVINGRIHARNVVSNMTFPPAYLVSFHSKVATMLPGDIILTGTPRAVQINDGDVIECHIDGFEPLANPVIDLKVRNRR, from the coding sequence ATGAGATTGGCAACAATTAAACTTAATGGAGCAGAGGTAGCTGCTGTAGTGACAGGGGCGGGATTGCTTCCTGTAAGTACAATTAATGAAAAGCTCAACCAAAATTGGGCAACTGAAGTGTTTACTTTAATACAAACTAATCAACTCGATGCCATGAATGAGTGGTATCGCAACGGTGGTAAGGAAAAATTGGAGAGTTTGTCCCAATATGCTATTTCCAAAAATGAAGTACGGTATGCGCCGCTTTATCGTCATCCATCTAAAATCTGGGGTATAGGGCTAAACTATGTTGATCATGCCGGAGATCTTGCTGAAAAGGCGCCTACTTTGGCTCCTGCCAGTTTTGCTAAATTTGACACCACAATTATTGGACCGGGTGAAGAAATAAAAATTCCATTGCAGTCAGAAAAGACTACTGGTGAATCGGAATTGGCCATTATTTTTGGGAAAAAATGCAAAGATGTAGAAGAAAAGGATTGGCTGAACGTAGTCGCTGGTTTTACTACCATAATTGATATGACTGCTGAAGATATTCTACGTATTAATCCTCGTTATTTGACACGCGCTAAAAATTTTGATACTTTTTTGAGTTTTGGACCGGTACTTGTAACTCCGGATGAAATTGAAGATGTCAATAAGCTAAATGTTGCCACTGTAATTAATGGTAGAATTCATGCGCGAAATGTAGTGTCAAACATGACTTTCCCACCAGCTTATTTGGTTTCCTTCCATTCTAAAGTGGCTACGATGTTGCCCGGGGATATTATTCTTACTGGTACGCCGCGGGCAGTGCAAATCAATGACGGCGATGTTATTGAGTGTCACATTGACGGATTTGAGCCATTGGCTAACCCGGTAATTGACTTAAAAGTACGTAATAGGAGGTAG